In the Planctomycetota bacterium genome, GTCTGCGCGGCGGGCCTGGAGGAAATGCGCGCGGTGGACGAGGCGATCCGGCTGGAGGCGCCGGTGGGGGAATTGCCGGACGTGGCGGGGCGCGTGACGGCGGGCCTGGCGGGGCGCGGTGCGTTCGTCGGGGCGCGGATCGCGGCGGGGAAGCGGCGGCTGTTCGGCGAGCGGATTCCGGTGGGTCGGCTGGCGGCGGTGGTGAGCGTGGCGGCCTCGATCGTCGTGCTGACGCTGGTGGGGATGGACTACGCGACGCGCGAGCAGTGGAAGCGCGAGACGGGGCCGGTGCTGGCCGACGC is a window encoding:
- a CDS encoding zf-HC2 domain-containing protein; the protein is MGRCVPKKVLSRYVDGDLAEAEADRVRRHVAQCPVCAAGLEEMRAVDEAIRLEAPVGELPDVAGRVTAGLAGRGAFVGARIAAGKRRLFGERIPVGRLAAVVSVAASIVVLTLVGMDYATREQWKRETGPVLADAQRVLVRLVLVDREEQQAAFARARELAPELVAQLEQGDLLRRAERLREGLALAR